The following proteins come from a genomic window of Flavobacterium crocinum:
- a CDS encoding aspartate/glutamate racemase family protein, giving the protein MRKIGLIGGISWVSTSDYYTLINKGINEKLGGLNFSECLIYSFNYADIKKNNDANDWDSTFEMLFKGCEFLKSGGAEAIILCANTMHLIADKLQKAIDIPIIHIAEVTATAIQKKEIKKVGLLGTKFTMELDFFTDKLSQKGIEALIPESEEDKDFVHWTIFEELGRGIVTEETKKRCLEIANKLIKNGAEGIILGCTEIPLVIKKGDLSVPIFDTTLIHTQAAIEFQLS; this is encoded by the coding sequence ATGAGGAAAATTGGACTTATCGGTGGCATCAGTTGGGTTTCGACATCAGATTATTATACTTTAATCAATAAAGGAATAAATGAAAAACTCGGCGGATTGAATTTCTCCGAATGTCTGATTTACTCGTTTAATTATGCCGATATCAAAAAGAATAACGATGCCAATGATTGGGATTCGACTTTTGAAATGCTTTTTAAAGGATGTGAATTTCTAAAATCGGGCGGAGCAGAAGCGATTATTTTATGTGCCAATACAATGCATTTAATTGCTGATAAACTTCAGAAAGCAATTGATATTCCAATAATTCATATTGCAGAGGTGACAGCCACAGCGATTCAGAAAAAAGAAATTAAAAAAGTTGGTTTATTAGGAACCAAGTTTACGATGGAACTAGATTTCTTTACAGATAAACTTTCTCAAAAAGGAATCGAAGCCCTAATTCCAGAATCTGAAGAAGATAAAGATTTTGTTCATTGGACTATTTTTGAAGAATTAGGACGTGGAATTGTTACTGAAGAAACTAAGAAACGTTGTCTTGAAATTGCCAATAAGCTGATTAAAAATGGTGCAGAAGGAATAATTCTGGGCTGTACCGAAATTCCTTTAGTAATAAAAAAAGGAGATTTAAGTGTTCCAATTTTCGACACCACTTTAATACATACACAAGCAGCAATTGAATTTCAATTATCATAA
- a CDS encoding THUMP domain-containing class I SAM-dependent RNA methyltransferase, which produces MEENFKMIAKCFFGFEEILEKELRTLGAQDVEKGVRMVSFKGDKGFMYKANLSLRTALKVLKPIYSFRANNEQALYKGISGLNWSKYLNANQTFVIDTTVHSTYFNHSEFVSQKCKDAIVDQFRERTGQRPSIDKQYPDLRINIHIDKDQVSVALDTSGASLHQRGYRTATNIAPINEVLAAGILLLSGWDGQSHFLDPMCGSGTFLAEAAMIACNIPANINRKEFAFEKWKDWDNDLFDKIIDSLMKKTREFHYTIKGFDKAPSAVSKAKDNIRNANLEDYVTIREDNFFDSEKETEGKLHIVFNPPYDERLDIHMERFYANIGDTLKKNYPGTNAWFITANLEALKFVGLKPSRKIKLFNASLEARLVKYEMYEGSKRTKFQVSE; this is translated from the coding sequence ATGGAAGAAAATTTTAAAATGATTGCCAAATGTTTTTTTGGCTTTGAAGAAATATTAGAAAAAGAATTACGTACACTTGGAGCTCAGGATGTTGAAAAAGGAGTGAGAATGGTGAGTTTTAAAGGAGATAAAGGTTTTATGTACAAAGCCAATTTATCTTTGCGTACGGCTCTTAAAGTTTTGAAACCAATTTATTCTTTTAGAGCAAACAATGAACAGGCATTATACAAAGGAATTTCCGGTTTAAACTGGTCTAAATACTTAAATGCCAATCAGACTTTTGTAATTGATACCACTGTGCATTCTACTTATTTCAATCATTCTGAATTTGTTTCTCAAAAATGCAAAGATGCTATCGTAGATCAGTTTAGAGAAAGAACGGGACAACGCCCAAGTATTGATAAACAATATCCGGATTTACGAATTAATATTCATATCGATAAAGATCAGGTTTCTGTAGCTTTAGATACTTCTGGTGCTTCACTTCATCAGCGTGGTTACAGAACGGCTACTAATATTGCGCCTATTAATGAGGTTTTGGCAGCAGGAATTCTTTTATTGTCTGGATGGGATGGACAAAGTCATTTTCTAGATCCAATGTGCGGTTCCGGAACTTTTTTGGCTGAAGCAGCAATGATTGCCTGCAATATTCCGGCAAACATCAACAGAAAAGAATTTGCTTTTGAAAAATGGAAAGACTGGGACAATGATTTATTTGATAAAATCATTGACAGTTTAATGAAAAAGACAAGAGAGTTTCATTACACTATAAAAGGTTTTGATAAAGCGCCAAGTGCTGTAAGCAAAGCAAAAGATAATATTAGAAATGCTAATTTGGAAGATTATGTGACTATTCGTGAAGATAACTTTTTTGACAGCGAAAAAGAAACGGAAGGAAAACTTCATATTGTTTTCAACCCGCCGTATGATGAGCGTTTAGATATTCATATGGAGAGATTCTATGCTAATATTGGTGATACTTTAAAGAAAAATTATCCTGGTACAAACGCCTGGTTTATTACAGCAAATCTGGAAGCTTTAAAATTCGTAGGATTAAAACCTTCAAGAAAAATCAAACTTTTTAACGCAAGTTTAGAAGCACGTTTGGTTAAGTACGAAATGTACGAAGGAAGCAAGAGAACGAAATTTCAGGTTTCTGAGTAG
- a CDS encoding DUF2752 domain-containing protein, which produces MTLEKYMIPCLFKTFFGFECLGCGFQRSLFLLFQGEFLAAFKMYPAIYSCLLLFAFGAFHLFNKSKKYKKLFWQMALVNLVFMIGGYYFKHFYF; this is translated from the coding sequence ATGACTCTTGAGAAATACATGATTCCTTGTCTCTTTAAAACCTTCTTCGGTTTTGAGTGTCTCGGCTGTGGTTTTCAGCGATCATTATTCTTACTTTTTCAGGGAGAATTTTTAGCGGCTTTCAAAATGTATCCGGCAATTTATTCCTGTCTTTTGCTTTTTGCTTTTGGTGCATTTCATCTTTTCAACAAATCAAAAAAATATAAAAAGTTATTCTGGCAAATGGCACTCGTAAATCTTGTTTTTATGATTGGCGGATATTACTTCAAACACTTTTATTTTTAG
- a CDS encoding DUF6452 family protein has protein sequence MKKLVSLLLLFTFGLSSCEKDDICDANTPTTPRVVITFYKDIDPTTPSSVINMTVKGQDEENPIIFNEAATDSTQYYVNTSKVSIPLRTDSDTTTYEFTYNASSTSRNTDILTFRYTRENIYVSRACGFKTNFTLAPTGSVVRTDNDGSNWILNITVLNRNIVSEDETHINIVY, from the coding sequence ATGAAAAAACTCGTTTCACTTTTACTGCTCTTTACTTTTGGCTTATCAAGTTGTGAGAAAGATGATATTTGCGATGCTAATACCCCAACTACACCAAGGGTTGTTATTACATTTTATAAAGATATAGATCCTACAACTCCATCTTCTGTTATTAATATGACCGTAAAAGGTCAGGACGAGGAAAATCCAATCATTTTTAATGAAGCTGCAACGGATAGTACGCAATATTATGTAAATACAAGCAAAGTTTCAATTCCGTTAAGAACAGATTCTGACACCACAACTTATGAGTTTACTTATAACGCTTCGTCTACAAGCAGAAACACTGATATCCTGACATTTAGATATACTCGTGAGAATATTTATGTTTCAAGAGCATGTGGTTTTAAAACAAACTTTACATTAGCCCCTACAGGTTCAGTAGTTCGCACCGATAATGATGGCTCTAACTGGATTCTAAATATTACTGTATTAAACCGAAACATTGTATCTGAAGATGAAACACACATTAACATCGTTTATTAG
- a CDS encoding DUF6048 family protein: MKHTLTSFISFCFLLSVFSLQAQETPAAKPKTETAKPAIQEVIKDSVIKTDRYGLRVGVDLYKLTRGLYDKDYKGVEFVGDWRLTKKYYLAAELGYENKTTDDDRLNSSAAGSYLKAGFDYNFYENWLDMENQITIGMRGGFSAFSQDLNSYKIYNPNPYWGEQPSVIANQKYSGLTASWLEVVMGLKAEVFDNLFVGFGVQLKLLATNKKPSGFDNLYIPGFNRTYDGSFGVGFNYTVSYFIPIYKKKIMASEKKAAPKKK, from the coding sequence ATGAAACACACATTAACATCGTTTATTAGTTTTTGCTTTTTGTTGTCAGTGTTTTCGTTACAAGCTCAGGAAACACCTGCTGCTAAACCAAAAACTGAAACTGCAAAACCTGCAATTCAGGAAGTCATAAAAGATAGTGTAATTAAAACCGACCGTTATGGCCTTCGCGTTGGTGTTGACTTGTACAAACTTACACGAGGACTTTATGACAAAGATTACAAAGGAGTTGAATTTGTTGGAGACTGGAGACTTACAAAAAAATATTATCTGGCAGCAGAATTAGGGTATGAAAACAAAACTACAGATGATGACAGATTAAATTCATCTGCTGCAGGAAGCTACTTAAAAGCCGGATTTGATTATAATTTTTATGAAAACTGGCTTGACATGGAAAATCAAATCACAATTGGAATGCGTGGTGGTTTTAGTGCCTTCAGCCAGGATTTGAACAGCTATAAAATCTACAACCCGAATCCTTATTGGGGTGAGCAGCCTTCTGTAATTGCAAATCAAAAATATAGCGGACTTACAGCAAGCTGGCTGGAAGTTGTTATGGGATTAAAAGCTGAGGTTTTTGATAATCTTTTTGTTGGTTTTGGTGTTCAGTTAAAACTTCTGGCAACTAATAAAAAACCAAGCGGATTTGACAATCTTTATATTCCAGGATTCAACAGAACTTATGACGGTAGTTTTGGAGTTGGATTTAATTATACGGTTTCTTATTTTATTCCTATTTATAAAAAGAAAATAATGGCTTCTGAAAAGAAAGCAGCTCCTAAGAAGAAATAG
- the cysM gene encoding cysteine synthase CysM, which yields MGPQKLLNLIGNTPLMETVNLVKNKNVKLLLKLEGNNPGGSVKDRAAYNMIAAALERGEIKKGDKLIEATSGNTGIALAMIAQLFGIEIELVLPEDSTKERTQTMRAYGATVILTPASEGIIGSRDYADKKVAQGGYLMLNQFANDDNWKAHYKTTGPEIWNDTEGTVTHFVSAMGTTGTIIGTSTYLKEKNPNIQIVGAQPSDGSQIPGIRKWPQEYLPKIFDASKVDTVVDVSEEEARAMTKRLALEEGVFAGMSSGGSVAVALKIAEKLESGVVVAVICDRGDRYLSSDLFD from the coding sequence ATGGGTCCACAGAAATTATTAAACCTAATTGGAAATACTCCTTTGATGGAAACCGTCAATTTGGTTAAAAATAAAAATGTAAAACTTTTACTTAAACTTGAAGGAAACAATCCTGGAGGAAGCGTAAAAGACAGAGCTGCATACAATATGATTGCTGCTGCTTTAGAAAGAGGCGAAATCAAAAAAGGAGATAAATTAATTGAAGCAACCAGTGGTAATACCGGAATTGCTCTTGCCATGATTGCCCAATTATTTGGAATTGAAATCGAATTGGTTTTACCCGAAGACTCAACAAAAGAACGTACTCAGACTATGCGTGCTTATGGCGCTACGGTAATTTTGACACCTGCCAGCGAAGGAATTATTGGCTCACGTGATTATGCGGATAAAAAAGTGGCTCAAGGTGGTTATTTAATGCTAAATCAGTTTGCTAATGATGACAACTGGAAAGCTCATTACAAAACAACTGGCCCGGAAATATGGAATGACACTGAGGGAACTGTAACTCACTTTGTATCGGCAATGGGAACTACAGGAACTATTATTGGAACTTCGACTTACCTAAAAGAAAAGAATCCAAATATTCAAATTGTAGGCGCACAGCCAAGCGACGGTTCACAAATCCCGGGAATTCGTAAATGGCCACAAGAATATCTTCCGAAAATTTTTGATGCTTCTAAAGTAGATACGGTTGTAGATGTAAGCGAAGAAGAAGCACGCGCTATGACTAAAAGATTAGCCCTTGAAGAAGGGGTTTTTGCAGGAATGAGCAGTGGAGGTTCTGTTGCCGTAGCCCTAAAAATTGCCGAAAAACTAGAATCAGGAGTTGTAGTTGCTGTTATCTGCGACAGAGGTGATCGTTACTTGTCTTCGGATTTATTTGATTAA
- the rlmD gene encoding 23S rRNA (uracil(1939)-C(5))-methyltransferase RlmD, whose protein sequence is MGRKNTDKVVFHQIQVLDAGAKGVSVAKAPDGKVIFIPNVVPGDVVDVQTFKKRKAYYEGKAVKFHELSDYRVDPICEHFGVCGGCKWQNMKYSQQLAFKQNEVKNHLQRIGKIELPEFEDILGSEKQFFYRNKMEFSFSNSRWLTEKEIGSTEDLGNRNALGFHIPKMWDKILDINKCHLQEDPSNAIRNEIRAFANEHNLAFFNPREHSGLLRTVMIRTVSTGEIMVLIQFFEDDKENRELILNHLHEKFPQITSLQYVVNGKQNDTIYDQDVILYKGRDYILEEMEGLKFSINAKSFYQTNSDQAYELYKITRDFADLTGNETVYDLYTGTGTIAQFVSKKAKKVIGVESVPEAILDAKANAERNNITNCEFFVGDMKVVFNEAFIAQHGKPDVIITDPPRDGMHKDVVEQILKIAPKRVVYVSCNSATQARDLALMDGKYKVTRVRPVDMFPQTHHVENVVLLELR, encoded by the coding sequence ATGGGAAGAAAAAATACAGACAAAGTTGTCTTTCATCAGATTCAGGTTCTTGATGCTGGTGCAAAAGGAGTTTCGGTAGCCAAAGCACCAGACGGAAAAGTTATCTTTATTCCGAATGTAGTGCCTGGAGATGTGGTTGACGTACAAACATTCAAAAAAAGAAAAGCCTATTACGAAGGTAAAGCCGTAAAGTTTCATGAATTATCAGATTACAGAGTAGATCCTATTTGTGAACATTTTGGTGTATGTGGTGGTTGCAAATGGCAAAATATGAAATACAGCCAGCAGCTGGCATTCAAACAAAACGAAGTTAAAAATCATTTACAAAGAATAGGAAAAATTGAACTTCCTGAATTCGAAGATATTTTGGGTTCTGAGAAACAGTTTTTCTATAGAAATAAAATGGAATTCTCTTTTTCAAACAGCCGATGGCTAACCGAAAAAGAAATTGGAAGCACTGAAGATTTAGGAAACAGAAATGCTTTAGGATTTCATATTCCAAAAATGTGGGACAAAATTCTTGACATCAACAAATGTCATTTACAGGAAGACCCTTCAAATGCAATTCGTAATGAAATACGTGCTTTTGCAAACGAGCATAATTTAGCTTTTTTTAATCCTAGAGAACATTCCGGATTATTAAGAACTGTAATGATTCGTACTGTTTCTACAGGAGAAATTATGGTTTTAATTCAGTTCTTTGAAGACGACAAAGAAAACAGAGAACTAATCCTGAATCATTTACACGAAAAATTCCCTCAGATTACTTCATTACAATATGTTGTAAACGGAAAACAAAATGATACCATTTACGATCAGGATGTTATTCTTTACAAAGGAAGAGATTATATTTTAGAAGAAATGGAAGGTTTGAAGTTTAGCATTAATGCGAAATCTTTCTACCAGACCAATTCAGATCAGGCATATGAATTATACAAAATCACAAGAGATTTTGCTGACCTTACAGGAAACGAAACCGTTTACGATTTGTATACCGGAACTGGAACAATTGCACAATTCGTTTCTAAAAAAGCAAAAAAAGTAATTGGTGTTGAAAGCGTACCGGAAGCAATTCTTGACGCTAAAGCCAATGCAGAACGCAATAATATTACCAATTGTGAGTTTTTTGTTGGAGACATGAAAGTCGTTTTCAACGAAGCCTTTATTGCACAGCACGGGAAACCTGATGTTATTATTACAGATCCTCCTCGTGATGGAATGCATAAAGATGTAGTAGAACAAATCTTAAAAATTGCTCCCAAAAGAGTGGTTTATGTAAGCTGTAATTCTGCAACTCAGGCTCGTGATCTGGCTTTAATGGATGGAAAATACAAAGTGACGCGTGTACGCCCTGTAGATATGTTCCCGCAGACACATCACGTTGAAAATGTTGTACTTTTAGAACTTCGATAA
- a CDS encoding aldo/keto reductase, protein MNYRKLGKTNFNISEISLGTWQVGGKWGSGFDDKTADELLNTAIDNGVNFIDTADVYENGLSETAVGRVVRSRSERIYVATKCGRQINPHLNEGYTPKVLQKFVEDSLKRTGLETLDLIQLHCPPTEVYYRPEIFELFDRLKEHGKIQNLGVSVEKVEEALKAIEYSNVTTVQIIFNLFRQRPSELFFSEAKKKDIGIIARVPLASGLLTGTFSEKTTFDPQDHRNFNRNGEAFDKGETFSGIDYDLGLKAVEALKALFPGTENLAPIALQWILSFNEVSCIIPGASKVNHVLSNLSVYDAPKLTTEQISEMNKIYNDLIKPAVHQLW, encoded by the coding sequence ATGAACTACAGAAAACTAGGAAAAACAAACTTTAATATCTCTGAAATCTCTCTTGGCACCTGGCAGGTTGGAGGAAAATGGGGATCAGGTTTTGATGATAAAACGGCTGACGAGCTTTTGAATACTGCCATAGACAATGGCGTAAACTTTATTGATACTGCCGATGTTTACGAAAACGGATTAAGCGAAACTGCTGTTGGACGTGTGGTGCGTTCCCGATCAGAACGTATTTATGTTGCTACAAAATGCGGACGCCAGATCAACCCGCACCTAAATGAAGGTTATACACCGAAAGTACTTCAGAAATTTGTCGAAGACAGTTTAAAAAGAACCGGCTTAGAAACGTTGGATTTAATTCAGCTACACTGTCCGCCGACAGAAGTATATTATCGTCCGGAAATATTTGAACTTTTTGACCGATTAAAAGAACACGGAAAAATACAAAATCTGGGAGTTAGTGTTGAAAAAGTAGAAGAAGCTTTAAAAGCAATTGAATATTCGAATGTAACAACGGTTCAGATTATCTTCAATCTTTTCCGTCAGCGTCCTTCTGAGTTGTTTTTCTCTGAAGCTAAAAAGAAAGATATCGGAATTATTGCCAGAGTTCCATTAGCAAGCGGACTTTTAACGGGCACTTTTAGTGAAAAAACAACTTTTGACCCTCAGGATCACCGTAATTTCAATCGTAATGGAGAAGCTTTTGACAAAGGGGAAACTTTCTCCGGAATTGATTATGATTTAGGTTTAAAAGCCGTTGAAGCATTAAAAGCATTGTTTCCGGGGACAGAAAATCTTGCCCCCATTGCACTACAGTGGATTTTAAGTTTTAACGAAGTAAGCTGTATTATTCCGGGCGCTTCAAAAGTAAATCATGTTTTATCGAATTTATCGGTTTATGATGCTCCTAAATTGACTACAGAACAGATTTCGGAAATGAATAAAATTTATAATGACCTTATAAAACCTGCTGTTCATCAGCTTTGGTAA
- a CDS encoding class I SAM-dependent methyltransferase, with translation MSVTHNESIPNQEGDNQNWYSSWFDTPYYHILYKDRNYREAQIFMDNLTHYLNLPEKAKVLDLACGKGRHSIYLNQLGYDVLGADLSENSITEASKNSNETLHFKVHDMREPFEEKFDAIFNLFTSFGYFENDDDNLTTLKAIKESLSEYGFAVIDFMNVANVIENLVPEETKTVDEIDFHIKRYVEDGHIFKQIDFEDQGRKYHFTEKVKALTLKDFQDLMDEAGIYLLDIFGDYKLKKFHKTESERLIMIFK, from the coding sequence ATGTCTGTAACGCATAACGAATCAATTCCGAATCAAGAAGGTGACAATCAAAACTGGTATTCTTCATGGTTTGATACACCTTATTACCATATTCTTTACAAGGATCGTAATTATCGTGAAGCTCAGATTTTCATGGACAATTTAACGCACTATCTTAACTTGCCTGAAAAAGCAAAAGTATTGGATTTGGCCTGCGGAAAAGGTCGTCATTCTATCTATTTAAATCAGTTGGGGTATGATGTTTTAGGTGCCGATTTGTCTGAAAACAGCATTACAGAAGCCAGCAAAAACAGCAACGAAACCCTGCACTTTAAAGTTCACGATATGCGTGAACCGTTTGAAGAGAAGTTCGATGCTATTTTCAATTTATTTACCAGCTTCGGTTATTTCGAAAACGACGATGATAACCTGACTACTTTAAAAGCAATAAAAGAAAGTCTTTCAGAATATGGTTTTGCTGTTATCGATTTCATGAATGTAGCCAACGTAATCGAAAATCTGGTTCCCGAAGAAACCAAAACCGTTGACGAAATTGATTTCCATATTAAAAGATACGTTGAAGATGGACATATTTTCAAACAAATTGATTTTGAAGACCAAGGCAGAAAATATCATTTTACAGAAAAAGTAAAAGCCTTAACTTTAAAAGATTTTCAGGATTTAATGGATGAAGCAGGTATTTACCTTCTGGACATTTTCGGAGATTACAAACTCAAAAAATTCCATAAAACTGAAAGTGAAAGATTAATCATGATTTTTAAATAG
- a CDS encoding sensor histidine kinase: MKLYHKLSQISFLKKSYAFKFLFVAFIGIHIPLIGILFFVLYFKHSISPTSILVFSLIMTLLATGITLLVLNKLITPIKKASKALDDYRSSRKMSVLPTEYTDEAGLLLCNIQESIYEAESFINEKQDLVYMLSHDLKNFAGNPQGLAKLIISENPSESVTNLAELICESTNLQFRYIENFIKLLKEQDEVVKINPEIKTVLFPNILPFINEQVEQRLFDKNIKLNLMLECVEAKLKIDEGLLIQVLVNLISNAVKFSYFDSEIKVRIYSEDSKLILTVKDNGIGFDKHQIEELFKKFTKMSRLGTANEGSTGIGLYLCKKIIERNKGRLTASSDGKNRGAEFRIEFDI; the protein is encoded by the coding sequence ATGAAGTTGTACCACAAGCTCTCACAGATCAGCTTTCTTAAAAAAAGTTATGCTTTTAAGTTCCTTTTTGTTGCTTTTATCGGTATTCATATTCCTTTAATTGGTATTTTATTTTTTGTATTGTATTTTAAGCACAGTATTTCACCTACCTCTATTTTGGTATTCTCGTTAATCATGACTTTGCTGGCTACAGGAATAACGCTTTTGGTTTTAAACAAATTGATTACACCTATAAAAAAAGCGTCAAAAGCATTGGATGATTATCGAAGTTCAAGAAAAATGTCTGTTCTGCCAACAGAGTATACAGACGAAGCAGGATTGCTTTTGTGCAATATTCAGGAATCCATTTATGAAGCGGAAAGTTTTATCAACGAAAAACAGGATTTGGTTTATATGCTTTCGCATGATTTGAAAAATTTTGCAGGAAATCCGCAAGGACTGGCTAAATTGATTATAAGCGAAAACCCTTCTGAATCTGTTACAAATCTGGCAGAATTAATCTGTGAATCGACTAATCTGCAGTTCAGATATATTGAGAACTTTATTAAACTGCTGAAAGAGCAGGATGAAGTAGTCAAAATAAATCCGGAAATTAAAACGGTTCTCTTTCCTAATATTCTTCCATTTATCAATGAACAGGTCGAACAGCGTTTGTTTGATAAAAATATAAAGCTGAATTTGATGCTTGAATGTGTTGAAGCGAAACTTAAAATTGACGAAGGTCTACTGATTCAGGTTTTGGTTAATTTAATCAGCAACGCTGTAAAATTCTCTTATTTCGACAGTGAAATTAAAGTCCGAATTTATTCTGAAGATTCTAAATTGATTTTAACGGTAAAAGACAACGGAATCGGTTTTGATAAACACCAAATCGAAGAATTATTTAAGAAATTCACCAAAATGAGCCGATTGGGAACCGCAAATGAAGGTTCAACCGGAATTGGTTTGTATTTGTGCAAAAAAATCATAGAACGTAACAAAGGCCGACTGACCGCATCAAGTGACGGTAAAAATAGAGGTGCCGAGTTCAGAATTGAATTTGATATTTAA
- a CDS encoding DUF1003 domain-containing protein, which produces MKNSQTFKSAISGLSFAENEKVCGKSIHDPILGLIKKEFPDFNDDDCIAVNELNLYRQKYISNYLSTEISELSAMEKNVISSLKEDKSIVSIVEDEEETRNLGQRVADKVADFGGSWTFIISFVIFITIWIGSNVFIFLNKGFDPYPFILLNLILSCVAALQAPVIMMSQNRQEEKDRNRAKKDYMINLKSELEIRMIHDKIDHLIMHQQQELIEIQKVQIEMMNDILDQIKK; this is translated from the coding sequence ATGAAAAACAGCCAGACATTTAAAAGTGCGATTTCAGGGCTTTCTTTTGCAGAGAATGAGAAGGTATGCGGTAAATCTATTCATGATCCTATTTTAGGTTTAATTAAAAAGGAATTTCCGGATTTTAATGATGACGATTGTATTGCGGTAAACGAATTAAATCTGTATCGTCAAAAATATATATCAAATTATCTTTCAACGGAAATTAGTGAACTTTCGGCAATGGAGAAAAATGTTATTTCTTCATTAAAAGAAGATAAATCCATTGTAAGTATTGTAGAAGATGAAGAAGAAACCCGAAACTTAGGACAAAGAGTGGCTGATAAAGTAGCTGATTTTGGTGGAAGCTGGACCTTTATAATTTCATTTGTCATTTTTATAACCATCTGGATTGGTTCCAATGTTTTCATCTTTTTGAATAAAGGGTTTGATCCTTATCCATTTATTCTCCTAAATTTAATTCTGTCCTGTGTGGCCGCTTTACAGGCTCCTGTAATTATGATGAGTCAAAACCGTCAGGAAGAAAAAGACCGAAATCGCGCTAAAAAAGATTATATGATTAATTTAAAATCGGAATTAGAAATCAGAATGATTCACGATAAAATTGATCATTTAATTATGCATCAGCAACAGGAATTAATCGAAATTCAGAAAGTGCAAATCGAAATGATGAATGATATTTTGGATCAGATTAAGAAATAA
- the epsC gene encoding serine O-acetyltransferase EpsC, with translation MTKDTIIQNIRALKSHSHINYGIKTKTEDFTEKLFYTLFDSNAALEDSIDELEFRFKEIAVLACKKPENLCESIWDRFLEKLPGVLEKLNQDAEYILENDPASNSIDEVYLGYPGFYAIAIYRLSHELYHLDLLLFSRLMSEYAHRITGTDIHAGADIASPFFIDHATGIVIGETTVIKKHVKIYQGVTLGALSVSKEMKNAKRHPTVEANVCIYANATILGGETVIGKNSVVGGNAWVTKSIPEDSIVLNTTTTEVKIKEKK, from the coding sequence GTGACAAAAGACACTATCATACAAAATATAAGGGCTTTAAAGAGCCATTCACATATTAATTACGGCATTAAAACCAAGACAGAAGACTTTACAGAAAAGCTTTTCTACACTCTTTTTGATTCTAATGCCGCCTTAGAAGACAGTATTGATGAACTTGAGTTTCGCTTTAAGGAAATTGCTGTTTTGGCGTGCAAAAAACCGGAAAATCTATGCGAATCGATTTGGGATCGATTTCTGGAAAAACTTCCCGGAGTTTTGGAGAAGTTGAATCAGGATGCCGAATATATTTTAGAAAATGACCCTGCTTCAAACAGTATTGATGAAGTTTATTTGGGATATCCTGGCTTTTATGCCATTGCGATTTACAGATTAAGTCACGAATTGTACCATTTGGACTTACTTCTTTTCTCCCGACTGATGAGCGAATATGCACACAGAATCACAGGAACAGATATTCATGCCGGTGCCGACATCGCTTCGCCATTCTTTATTGATCACGCTACAGGAATTGTAATTGGCGAAACAACTGTAATTAAAAAACACGTAAAAATCTATCAGGGTGTTACACTGGGAGCATTAAGCGTAAGTAAAGAAATGAAAAATGCAAAAAGACACCCAACAGTTGAAGCTAATGTTTGTATTTATGCTAATGCCACCATTTTGGGAGGCGAAACTGTAATTGGAAAGAATAGTGTTGTTGGAGGAAATGCATGGGTCACTAAATCTATTCCTGAAGACTCTATTGTCTTAAACACCACTACAACTGAAGTTAAAATAAAAGAAAAAAAATAA